The Haloarcula sp. H-GB4 genome includes a window with the following:
- a CDS encoding ArdC-like ssDNA-binding domain-containing protein: MSTIQSDTPEQSSQKTTCTFDESDSRDEEMRDRLDAWVEDLADLTNEAQASEQFQQWLDVQSKFHDYSARNTLLIKLQCPEATRVAGYNTWQNDFDRYVQQGEDAIWIWAPIITKKCPKCGNSPSYHENTDCEYDETDPEQWQRGLVGFRPTSVFDISQTEGEPLPELETEAHGEPDGLVEDLLDATDEIGVDARIVAPEEWKHGSARGVCEHRSVTTTNPMVEAIDRDNRAALASTLIHEFAHADLHFDVADEAERSKREVEAEAVAYVVSRHFGLDPDNSAFYLAAWDGDAPETLRDRLDRISSTAADLIDAVEGDS, encoded by the coding sequence ATGTCAACGATACAGTCAGACACGCCAGAACAATCCAGCCAGAAGACTACTTGCACCTTCGACGAATCCGACTCCCGGGATGAGGAAATGCGTGACCGACTCGATGCGTGGGTCGAGGACCTTGCCGACCTCACGAACGAGGCTCAAGCCAGCGAGCAGTTCCAGCAGTGGCTCGACGTCCAATCGAAGTTCCACGATTATTCAGCCCGGAACACGCTGCTCATCAAGCTCCAGTGTCCCGAGGCAACCCGGGTCGCCGGCTACAATACGTGGCAAAATGACTTCGACCGGTACGTCCAGCAAGGTGAGGACGCCATCTGGATCTGGGCTCCAATCATTACGAAAAAATGCCCCAAATGTGGAAACTCCCCGTCGTATCACGAGAACACGGACTGTGAATACGACGAGACAGACCCCGAGCAGTGGCAGCGGGGACTGGTTGGGTTCCGGCCAACGTCGGTGTTCGATATCTCTCAGACCGAGGGTGAGCCACTTCCCGAACTGGAGACAGAAGCCCACGGCGAACCAGATGGGCTTGTCGAAGACCTGTTGGACGCCACCGACGAGATCGGCGTCGACGCAAGAATCGTCGCTCCGGAAGAATGGAAGCATGGGTCTGCACGGGGTGTTTGCGAGCATCGGAGTGTGACGACCACGAATCCGATGGTGGAAGCAATCGACCGCGATAACCGAGCCGCTCTTGCGAGTACACTGATTCATGAGTTCGCACACGCCGATCTTCACTTCGATGTTGCGGATGAGGCGGAGCGGTCGAAACGCGAGGTCGAGGCTGAGGCAGTTGCCTACGTGGTCAGTCGCCACTTTGGGCTGGACCCCGACAACTCGGCGTTCTACCTCGCGGCGTGGGACGGTGACGCTCCCGAGACGTTACGGGACCGGCTGGACCGGATCTCATCGACTGCAGCGGATTTGATCGATGCCGTCGAAGGTGACAGCTGA